A window of Sinimarinibacterium sp. NLF-5-8 genomic DNA:
GACACCAACTCCGGCCTGAACGACCTGGGCAAACCGCTCCGCGCCGATGACGTGTTCGTTGCCAATCTGTACTGGCAAGACTTTCCGGTACTGGGCATGACCAGCGAAGCGGTGCTGCTGTACAACCGCAACCGCGAGGGTAACGAAGGCTCGTACTTCAACAACAACGGTTTCATCGAGCGTCCGGCGTCGCTGGGGCTGGAAAAACCGCGCAATTACAACGCCTATTACGCCGGTTTGAATGGCGAAGGCCATTTTGGGCGGCTGAATTTTTCCGGTACCAGCTACTTCCTGTTTGGCGATCAGGATCGCGGCGTGTTTGTTGATCGGGCCACCGATCTGCGCGCGTTCATGGTGGCAACGGAACTCGGCTTTGACTTTGACTGGCGGCGCGTGCGTCTGACGGCGCTGTATGCGTCGGGCGACAAAGACCCGTTTGACGACGTGGAAACCGGCTTTGACAGCGTGTTTGAAAACGTGCTGTTTGCGGGTGCCGACACCAGTTTTTGGGTGCGTCAAAACGTGCCGTTCATCGGTGGGGGCGGCGTGGCGCTGTCCGGGCGCAACGGCATCTTCAACACCCTGCGCAGTTCCAAGGAAGAAGGCCAGTCCAACTTCACCAACCCCGGCACCGTTATCGTCGGGTTGGGTGCGGACTTTGATCTGACGGCGCAGTGGCGTGTGTCCACCAACGTCAATCAGGTGATGTTTGCCGAAACGGCGGTGATCGAGGCCGCGCGTCAGCAGGGCGGCGTGAGCCGCACGCTCGGCACCGATCTTTCGGTGGCGGCCATCTGGCGTCCCTTCTTTACCCAGAACATCGTGCTGCGCGCATCCGGCGCGGTACTTTTGCCCGGCGCGGGCTACAAAGCACTGTATGGCGATGATGAATTGCCGTATTCGATCCTGCTGAATTTGACGCTGACGTGGTAGCCATGAGCCAGTCCATGATGAGCCGATTGTCGTTGTTGTCCTCGCGCGCGGCGCTGTTTGCCGCCGCTGTTTTGTTGTTCCCCGCCATGACGCAGGCCAGCGGGGGCGAGTCGCCGCGCAAGGTGAGCTATGCCGAAGCGCCGCCCGCGCCGCGCGTGCAGACGCAAGCCGATGCCGATGCCAAAAGCACCGGCTGCGTGACCTGTCACAGCGCCTCCGACCAGAGTTCCATGCACCGCCAACCGGGTGTGATTCTCGGCTGCACCGATTGCCACGGCGGCAACGTGGCCGTGACCAAACCGGATGGCTTTGAGCAAGGCAGCGCGGAATACGCGGCCAGACTGGAACAGGCGCATGTGCTGCCGCGCTACCCCAAAAGCTGGCAGTGGCCCAATTCGGCCAACGCCAAGCTGACCTATGCGTTGCTGAATCGCGAAAGCCCGGAATACATCCGCTTCATCAATCCCAGCGATTACCGCGTGGTGCGTGAAGCCTGCGGTGCCTGCCATTTGCCGGTGATCGAAGCCGCAGAGCGCAGCATCATGGCCACCGGCGCGATGCTGTGGGGCGGCGCGTCGTACAACAACGGCATTCTGCCGTACAAGCAATACATCCTCGGCGAGTCGTACTCGCGCGAAGGTGAGGCCACCACCTTGCTCGGCCCGGTCACGCCGGACGACAACATGAAGGCCAAGGGCGTCATCGAACAACTGTTCCCCTTGCCTAACTGGCAAACCACACAGCCCGGTGACGTGTTTCGCGTGTTTGAACGCGGCGGGCGCAACATTTCCAACCTGTTCCCCGAAACCGGCCTGCCGAATGTGGTCGGCACGATCCAGCGGCTGGAAGAACCCGGTCGCCCCGATCAGCGTCAGTCCAATCGTGGCCCCGGCACGGGTCAGCGCATTTCGGTGCCGGTGCTCAACATTCACAAGACCCGCCTCAATGATCCGCTGATGTGGTTTCTTGGCACCAACGAGCAACCCGGCGATTACCGCACCTCCGGTTGCGGCGCGTGCCACGTCGTCTACGCCAATGACCGCGATCCGCGCCACAGCGGCCCGTATGCGGTGGCTGGACATGGCGGCACCTCGCAAAGCGCCGATCCGACGATTGCCAAAAACGTCGCCGGGCATCCGCTCAAGCATGAGTTCACCTCCGCGATTCCCACCAGCCAGTGCATGAGTTGCCACATGCACCAGCCCAACGTGTTCGTGAACAGCTTCCTTGGTTACACGATGTGGGATTACGAGTCCGACGCGCCGTTCATGTGGCCGGAACAGGAAAAGAAACCCACCTCCGCAGAAATCCGCGAGATCAACCGGCGCAACCCGGAAGAAGCGGCGATTCGCGGCAAATGGGGCGATCCTGAGTTTCTCAAACAAGTGAGCGAACTCAATCCGCTGCTCAAGGACACCCAGTTTGCCGACTACCACGGCCACGGCTGGAACTTTCGCGCCATCTACAAGCGCGACCGCAAAGGGCATTTGCTGGATAAAGACGGCAACATCGTTGCCGATGACGATCCCGAAAAGTTCCAGAAATCCGTGCACATGTCGTCGATCCACGTCGATGTGGGGATGCACTGCGTGGACTGCCACTTTTCGCAGGACATGCACGGCGATGGCCACATTTACGGCGAAGTTGCGCAGACCATCGAGATCGAATGTCAGGATTGCCACGGCACCGCCGATGCCTATCCGAGCCTGACCACCAGCGGCCCCGCCGCGCCGATTGGCGGCACTGATCTGTCCGTGGCGCGCACGCCGTTTGGGCAACTGCGCTTTGAATGGATCGACGGCAAGCTGATCCAGCGTTCCAACGTCACCGAAGGGCTGCAATGGGAAATGAGTCTGGTCAAGGACTCGGTGACGCCGGGGAACGCGCATTACAACGCCAAAGCCGCGCGCGCCAAGCTGATGACGGCCAATCCTGCGCAGCAGAACTGGGGCGCGGCGGTGGCACCGGCTGAGCGCGCGCACAAGGACGAGGAAATGATGTGCGTCACCTGTCACACCTCGTGGACGACCAGCTGTGGCGGCTGCCACTTGCCGATTCAGGCCAACTGGGAAACCGAATCTCAGCACTACGAAGGCGAAACCTCGCGCAACTACGCCACCTACAACCCGCAGGTGGTGCGTGACGACGTGTATCAACTCGGCAAACACGGCCCCGCCAAGGGCGGACGCATCGCGCCGGTACGCTCGTCGAGCGCGCTGGTGCTGTCGTCCACCAACGCCAACCGCGAGAAGATTTACATCCAGCAGCCGCCGGTTGCGGCCAGCGGCTTCTCGTCACAGGCGTTTGCGCCGCACTACGCGCACACCGAGCGCAAGACCGAAACCAAGCAGTGCGAGGATTGCCACTTGTCGCAGAACAACGACAACAACGCGATCATGGCGCAGCTCTTGTTGCACGGCACCAACTTCATGAACTTCATCGGCTACAACGCGTGGTTGGGTACCGACGGCGGCCTGTCGGCCGTGACCGTGACGGAGTGGGACGAGCCGCAAGCCGTCATCGGCAGCTACCTGCACCGCTACGCCTACCCGGAACGCTACGCCAAGCACCTCACAGCCAAGGCAGAACTGGTGGACGAACACGACCACCGCACCGGCGATGCCGTCGGCTGTCTGCAACTGCGCGGTGAATATGTCTACGTTGCGCAGGGTCGCAAGGGCTTCGAGGCGTATGACGTCAATGCGATTGCCAACAAAGGCTTCTCGCAGCGCATCATCAGCGCGCCGTTCTCGCCGCTGGGTCACAACACCCGCGTCAAGAGCAAAAACGCCACCTGCGTCGCGTTGCCGTCGAATCAGCCGATTGCGCCGGAGCGCAACCAGGGCGATCTGATGCGCATCACCAATCAGGAACAGCCGTTCCATCCCATCTACAACTACGCCTTGATCACCGACAGCGAAGAAGGCTTGATTCTGGTCGATGTGAACACCTTGGCCGATGGCGAACCGCGCAATAACTTTTTGAAGCGCGCGCTGACCTGGAACGAAGGCGGCGTGTTGAACGGCGCGCGCCATCTCACCGTAGCGGGTGATTGGGTCTATGTGGCCGCAGACGCCGGACTGGTGGTGCTGAATCTGGCTGATCCGCTCAAGCCGCGCCACGTCACCACGCTGGCCTTGCCGGGCGTACGCGCCAGTGCCGTGCAGTTCCGCTACCTGTTCGCCACCACCGCGCAGGGCTTGCAGACCGTGGACATCACTGATCCCGAAAACCCGCGCATCGTCGAAGGTGCGCGGGTAGCCTTCAAGGACGCACGCCGCGTCTATCTGGTGCGCACCTACGCCTACGTTGCGGCGGGCAGTGAAGGGCTGGGCATCGTCGACATCACCAATCCCGAAAAACCGGCGCTGTATCAGCAGTTCACCGCCGATGGCGCGATCACCGATGCCTGGGACGTGAAAGTGGGTGCCACCAACGCCTCGCTGTTTGCCTACGTTGCCGACGGCGAGGCGGGGCTGAAGGTCATCCAGTTGATGAGCCCTGAAACCCAACCCGGGTTCTACGGCTTTTCACCCGATCCCAAGCCGCAGCTGATCGCCAGCCGCAAAACCGCAGCGGCCGCGCGCGCGCTTTCGGAAGGCTTGCACCGTGATCGCGCGGTGGATGAAACCGGCGGCCAGATCGCCGTATTCGGTCGCATTGGCGCGCGCCCGTTCACGCTGGAAGAACAACAACAGCTGTACCTGGACAAGGAGGGCAAGCCATGGTTTGTCCACAATTGACCTTATCTCCCCCGGCTGCGCAGATCAGCGGCGTCTTGCGCGCCATCCCGGTTTGCCTGAAGCTGATCACCGTGCTTGCATCACCACCAGGAAGTGACCCATGAATACCACTCGTTTGTTTCGCATGACTGCATTGGCCGCCTGCATCGGCACGGCCAGTTTTCTGGGGGCTTGTGGCGGCGGCGGCGGAGGTGATGGCGCGCCCACTCCCACCACCGATCCTCAAGGCGGAATGGTGGACATCCAGGATGCCAACGCGATGATGGCCGCATTGACGGGCAAAATTGCCACCGGTAATGCGCAGTGGACGATTCAGAGCGGCACGCCACCTGCAGAAGCCGGTATTGCCGTTTTGCCCAAGCTGTTCACCACGCCGACCGTTGAGGTGGTTCCCAATAGCACCGTCGACCTGGCTGCCGTTGTCGCGGGTGGCGAAATGGACGCGCTGTTTGCCAAGATTCCCGGCGCTAACAGCTTCTTCCAGTTGCAGCTCAACACCGGCAAAAGCCTGAACGTGCAGGCCAAGAACGAAACCGGCTTCAGCTTCAAATTGTTGGTGCTCAATGCACGCCTGAGTATTCCTGGCAATCTGGATGGCGACGGCGAATTTTGTTTGGGTATTTCCGGCAAGCTGGACAACAACGTCTCTGCGCCGGAAGCCACCTGCGTCAACGTCGTTGGCACGCGTACCGTGCCGCCCGACAACCAGCCCAATGCAGAAGGCTTTGCCGCTGCATTGGCCGGGGAATGGCAAAGCCCGTGCTTTGACTTGAGCAAAGATGCCGATGGCAACGGCAGCCTGAGCGTGTCCGAACAGCGTTCGGCCAAACAGTGGATTCACGTCGATGCTACGAACTACAGCGTGTATTACGACGACTATCCCGGCTCGCGTACCTGCTCAGGAGAAGCCACGAGGTATATTTCTGTGGGCGGTACCTTTGCTGAAGCAGGCGCAACGACCTACACCGCCAACGGCTGGGCACGTCCGGTAGACTTCAAGCCCGATGGAGTGCTCGAAGGCGCGATTACCAGCCACAACCTCGTGCAGCTGGTGCCGGGCACCGGCCAACAGGCTGATGTCTTGTATCTCGGCTATCCGGTGCCTTACATCCAGTCGTCCGATCCCGACGATATCGGGCGCGGCAAAACCGCCGCCAACCGCCCCACCAACGTACTGACCGGCCTGCCGTTCACGCGCGGATAATGCGCGTCACGCAGGGCGTATTGTGTTTTGATTGATTTTTTCAGGGAGTGAACATCATGAAACAGTGGACAGTGAAAGCAGTGGCGGGGCTGGCGGCGCTGGCGTGCACCTCGGTGGTACAGGCAGAGGATTTGAGCTTCAGCGCGCGCGTAGGGCTTGCGGAAGGCGGGTATCAAAATCGTTCATCGGTTTTGTTAACGGAATTGGTTACGGGCACCGAACAGCAAGTCCAATCACCGGAGGATAAAAGCTGGTACTTCGCATCCGGGGTGCAAGGTGGTGTGACGGCGGTTTATGGATCGGCTTTTGCTGATCTGGCGCTGGAATACCTGAATGTCTTTCAGAGTGGTACGGAGAAAGATCGTACCGACGCGCTGCTGACCCTGGGCTACATGCTGGATAACAACTGGTCGGTCTTCGCGGGCTATCGGCGCGGGATGCAGGGGTCGGGTGCGTTTGATGATGACACCTTCAGCGAAAACGGTTTTTTTGTTGGCGCCGGATATGGCCGTATGCAGTTGGGTGCGGTGATTCTGGGCACCTCGGTTGCGTATAACTTTTCCAAGGCCAAGGATTTTCCCCAGGATGGCGGGGACTTTGATTACCGTGGCGTGAGCGTCAAATTCGACCTGCGGCCTCAGGCGGCACCGCAACATGGGGTGCAATTGCGTTACCAGCGTTTCAGCGGTGATGACAGACCTGGGCTTGTCGGTGCCATTGATCTGGATGGCGATGGAGCCCCTGATCCAGTGCGTGCCGATTACGTCAAGCTGACGGAATCCTACGTGCAGGTGTCCTACACCTATTCGTTCTACTTCTAAGGCTGTTTGGGGACACGCCATGTCCGCTGTCGATGACGCCCCGCGCTGTATCTTGTTTGCCGACGTGGTCGGCAGCACGGCGCTGTATCGGCAACTGGGCGACACCAGGGCCGAAGCATTGATCCGTGGCGCGCTGGCGCGCGTCACGGCTTTGGTGCAGGCGCAGGGCGGGCGGTTGATCAAGACCATTGGCGACTGTGCCATGTGTGATCTGCCCAGCGCCGATGCGGCGGCTCTTGCGGCGATGGAGGTGCAGCGCGTGGCGCGGCAGCCGCCCACGGCGGGCGATCCGGCGGTGTTGTTTCGCATTGGCTTCATGCTGGGGCCGGTGGTGGATCGGGACGGCGATATTTTTGGGGATGCCGTCAACGTCGCCGCGCGGCTGTGCGACATGGCCAAGGCCGAGCAGATTCTGACCACCGAAACCAGCGCCGAAACCCTGTCTGCCGCACTGCGCGGCAGTGTGCGGCTGTTTGATCAGACGGTGATCAAGGGGATCAGTGAATCGGTGCGCATCGTGCAGCTGGTCTGGGATCGGCGCGGAGCCACCGAGATTTTCATTGTGCCGGACGAACTGGCAGCCCCGCAGGTCACACGGCTGATGCTGCGCCATGCCGGACAGACCTTGTTGATTGGCGCGCAGCAGATGCCGTTCACCATTGGGCGTGAGCTGGGTTGTGACTGGGTGGTGCCGTCACCGTTTGCCTCGCGCGTGCATGCGCGCATCGAGCTGCATCGCGGCAAGTTCACGCTGGTGGATGAAAGCACCAACGGCACTTACGTTGCCCCCGAGGGCGCCCACGGTGATCA
This region includes:
- a CDS encoding adenylate/guanylate cyclase domain-containing protein; protein product: MSAVDDAPRCILFADVVGSTALYRQLGDTRAEALIRGALARVTALVQAQGGRLIKTIGDCAMCDLPSADAAALAAMEVQRVARQPPTAGDPAVLFRIGFMLGPVVDRDGDIFGDAVNVAARLCDMAKAEQILTTETSAETLSAALRGSVRLFDQTVIKGISESVRIVQLVWDRRGATEIFIVPDELAAPQVTRLMLRHAGQTLLIGAQQMPFTIGRELGCDWVVPSPFASRVHARIELHRGKFTLVDESTNGTYVAPEGAHGDQVIYIRREGFTLLGRGSFALGERPDQAGAIVLHYQVQ